The following are from one region of the Hyla sarda isolate aHylSar1 chromosome 6, aHylSar1.hap1, whole genome shotgun sequence genome:
- the LOC130275635 gene encoding uncharacterized protein LOC130275635 produces MENLNRSIGSHVSSYAEEEVNRILGGLKGDATFLATPTTIDVKRSFEYESKRLINMELHLTTLGEYYRSKRIPRGMRSRLRPSVYTESVDFKRRFEEISDRYALDIILLNLDHLQSELTAVQARVLDLEQSLSKMLSGDEFSAYMDSNRERLDKFRNEVMDTKKRKWYRDQMDYTKGRVYTWNQQWLNNVDNQFSSPRRGKSNKSLPRNVTNNSAPSKDFLVAGPSVNNSTRNPPEEVVEKDIGQGKTRRQKQGKLTPALFQDNKRKT; encoded by the coding sequence ATGGAAAACTTAAATAGAAGTATTGGTTCTCATGTTTCTTCATATGCTGAGGAAGAGGTCAATAGAATATTGGGAGGCCTTAAAGGGGATGCCACCTTTCTAGCTACACCTACTACCATTGATGTTAAGAGAAGCTTTGAGTATGAGTCTAAACGGTTAATCAACATGGAATTGCACCTTACTACTTTGGGGGAATACTATAGAAGTAAACGTATCCCTAGAGGAATGAGATCAAGGTTACGGCCCTCGGTATATACAGAGAGTGTGGACTTTAAAAGGAGGTTTGAAGAGATTTCGGATAGATATGCTCTTGATATCATCCTTTTGAATCTGGATCATTTACAAAGTGAATTGACTGCTGTACAAGCAAGAGTTTTGGATTTAGAACAGAGTCTGTCTAAGATGTTGTCTGGAGATGAATTTTCTGCATATATGGATAGCAACAGGGAACGCTTGGATAAATTCAGAAACGAAGTTATggatacaaagaaaagaaaatggtATAGAGATCAGATGGACTATACTAAAGGGAGAGTGTACACATGGAACCAACAATGGCTTAATAATGTGGATAATCAATTTTCTTCTCCCCGACGGGGCAAATCTAACAAATCACTTCCAAGGAATGTAACTAACAATTCTGCTCCTTCCAAAGATTTTTTAGTAGCAGGACCATCAGTGAACAATTCTACAAGAAACCCACCAGAAGAGGTGGTCGAAAAAGACATCGGTCAAGGAAAAACCCGAAGACAGAAGCAAGGGAAACTGACACCTGCCCTATTTCAGGACAACAAGAGAAAGACTTAA